A segment of the Cricetulus griseus strain 17A/GY chromosome 6, alternate assembly CriGri-PICRH-1.0, whole genome shotgun sequence genome:
CGGGACACGAAAGAACTATGGGAGGTGAAGTGGAGACAGCTGCTTCACATGGCAAAGAGGATGAGAAAAGCCACCATTAGGCAAAAGAGCCCCATGGCCTCTGAGAGGGCAAAGCCCAGAATCGCGTAAGAGAAGAGCTGTTGCTTCCGAGAGGGGTTCCTGGCATAACCAATGATGAGGCTCCCCAAAACAGTTCCAATCCCAGCCCCAGAGCCCGCCACCCCAACTGTAGCAGCCCCCAGCCCCAATGAACTTGGCGGCTATGTCGATGTCTCTAGAAATGACGCTGGTTTGGAAGCAGCGGCTATGGATGAATGAGGTTGGAGGACGAGGGGCTGCCACGCTGCTGAGGCCCTCATCGGTCCATGTCTGTGGTCGATTCAACTCCATCGCAGACAGGGGACGACTCAGCAGCTGAGAGGTGCTCCTGATCAAGGAGCGGGTAGAAATGAACTTGGAGCAGGCATACATTTTCCGTTTCTGGGGTGAGGGGCCAAGGCAGGAGAGCagaaattgcttttcttttttttattattttatttatttatttattatgtatacaacattctgcttccatgtatatctgcacaccagaagagggcgccagatctcataatggatggttgtgagccatcatgtggttgctgggaattgaactcaggacctctgggagagcagccagtgcttttaacccctgagcatctctccagctcccagaaatTGCTTTTCTAATCCTTACTTATACTAACAAGTATGTAATTGAAAacttcattttgtgtgtgcatgtgcatgtgtgcgtgtgtgtggaggGGCATGGTGTGCCATGATGcttgtgtggatgtcagaggacaaattttcGGAGTCTATTCTGTCTTTCCAAtatgcatgggttctgggaattaatctcatgttgtcaggcttgcatgCCAAGCTTCTTTACCTGCGGAACCATCTTATTAGCTGGTAAgtatataattaaaagaaaaatcaaaaccctATTGTTAGTCATGCACTGAATAATTTAGTATCTCCTTCACCTTTTATAGCATGCTCCATGTGTTGTATCCAAAAGGTATTGCTGAGTTCTCAATTGAAATCCACAAGAATTTTATTATGTGAATCATCAAGCAATTCACAGAATAAATTGTGTAAACATAAATTAGAAATTAGCAattaatgatataattatataacaGAAATCACTCATTATTATGACTATGCTGTTATTAGTAATGTCAACTGCTCATTAATTAATAATGTAATACTTAACATGTTATTAATTGCATATTTtgtatattacatacatataagtTCCCAGATGAGATATTAtctactgggttttttgtttagaGAGACTTGGGTCTTTTTAAATCAATTTCAAGATCAGATAACAGGGGAATAAATGAAAGAGAATGAACTAAACattggctactttttttttttgcagaaaatGGATAGGACAGAGAGCAAAGAATACTGGGTTAGGATATGGATTGGCTGCTAGTGTTTATGTCAAGCATAACTTGGGaaaaaagcagaaaagcaaacagtAGACTGAATTTCTTCCTATCCAAGTACTTAGCATGAAGCAATAGCTGAAGTTTATCTGTAGAACATTATCTCTGAAATTTAACCCTttgaggctggggatgtagttcagttggtaaaatattTGCCTGTCATTCATGAAGCCCAAGGTCTGATCCTCAGCAGCAAATAAATCATAGGTAATGGTCTAATAATAGAAAATTATAGGCCTGttattccagtgctcaggaggtggaggtaggaggatcaaaaGTTGGAGCACATCCTCAGGCACatatggagttcaaggccatcctgggctatataagatcttgtcagaaagaaagaatgagaaaatgaaagaagggaaataaatttaacttttcaCCAAATTTACATTGTTTAGATTTACCATTTGAAAAGCAGACCCTTTTCAGAAACTATTTATTCATAAATCCTTAGCAATTTGGAACCCTTCCCCATCATCTTATCTTAGTAGTTACAGTGTTCTCCATATTCTAAAGTCTTTAAGGATGAAAAAATGTATCAACTAAAGACTGGAAACAAGAGCAAGGCTTGGCAATATTTGTCACACAGTAGATAAACAGAAGGCAAAGAGTGTTTCAATGGCATGTTGGAAAATCAAGGTTGAAATAATGACGTAATATATATGGATAGAGACAAACAAAATTGATGTGGAAATGAGAAATGGCATCGTGTGCACAGCAGACATGATTCAGCTTTGACAAGGCAATGTCTAGGGAGAAGATTATCCAGGATGCAGAACAGTGATGTCCATTGGCTTCCTTTATGATACCCATCCAACATTTGATAACATACTGTCACATTGACACCAATGAATACTAcgttaaatttttttattttatgtatatggaggTTTTgactgcctgtatgtctgtgtaccatataggtacctggtgcccacagaggtcagaagacggtGTCATATCCTTGGGAACTACAGTTACAGACTTTtcaagctgccatatgggtgctgggaatcaaacttggttCTGTTGAAatagcagtcaatgctcttaaccactgagtcatctcccttaGCCCCAGTACTACACATTTCAAAGGAATGAAATACAAGAGCAAATTATTGCAGACTCAATAATAAATGAGCTTAATTTGAAAAAGGCAAGATgctgtcaggcagtggtggcacacatctttaaacccaggctcagaagtcagaggcaggtggatttctgtgagttagaggccagtctagtctacagagtgagttccaagacagccaggactatacagagaaatcctgtctcagagaaaaaagtaaaaataaaaaatagaaaaagaaaaatgctatacATTATTCTTGATTATTTTAAACCTACATCCTTTGAGGGAAGCCATATAAAACAGATGAAGCTATGAGAATTGTGAGCCAggcttgtaataccagcacttgggaggttgaggctggAGGATAGGGAGTTTTGAGTCCAGCTTGGGCTACctaacaagactctgtctcataacaaagcaaaaaacaggactagggagatggctcagtgggtttgGTAGTTTGACTGAGAAAGGCCCAAATAGattcacatgtttgaatacttggtccctattGGTGGactatttggaaaggattaggagatgtggtcttgctggagaagatgtgtcaTTGGgtgctggctttgaggtttcaaaagcctacatcattcccagttagctctctgttGGCCTCAtgtttgtggatcaagatgtgaggcCTTAGCTACTGctcctgtctgcctgctgccatgctctccgtCATGATGGTCAGAGACTCTAACCCTATGAAATCATAAGGCCcaaattaaatggtttcttttataggttgccttggccatggtgttttatcacagcaatagaagagtgacTTAAACAGAGGGTAAAGCTGCAGATGCAAGAAGTCATGAGTTTGGTCCTGGGCACCATGTAAAGTTGGGTGCCATAGGACACATCTGCAATCCTCATATTCCTATGACAAAATCAAGGTGTAGAAAAGAGACTCCCTGGAAGCTCAAGGACCAGATAGCCTGACCCTGTCTGTCTTAAACGAGATAGAAGGTACAgacacttgaggttgtcctctgacctccatatacaccACTATGACATATGCATGTCctcattcacacacagagagacaaacacccaagacaaaaagcaaacaaacaaagcattagGAGAATTGTGAACTTCCTAGAAGAAAACTGTTCATTTGTGGGTGTTTGGGAAAGAGAGACTGACtggtaaataaaaaaagaaagtatagaCAGATTTTTAGGAGACTACTTGCAGAAAATAGATCTAAAACCAGAGTTATATGCAGCAACTCCACACATTTGGCAAACAAGGTAAGAGACTGCAGCAGACAAGCCTTTAAAATTCTAGGCTATTCTATGCTTCTTGTTTCAATCTTTAAGGTTGGTATTGGATGATATAGTAAAAATCTATTTTGAAAAATCTAATGAAAGTATTGGTATTTTTATGCCATCCAAGAAATTATACAATGACTCTTTTTTTTGCTGCAATCAAATGTTGGATTATATTGGAAAGGCATTATGGaacataaaattttaagtcaCTGTTAAGCATAGGATGGGAGAATTGAGTGGATGCCATCTTGCTGATAAAACTTAATTAGTGGGAGTAGGCGATGTATGCTGATGATAGGAAAATACAATCTCCAAAATGGAAAGTCAGTAGCACACTTCTGAAAAATGTTCCCTTTAAAATGCGTTGTTCAGTACTGATGAAGAGTGattataaaattaatgttttgaACAAAATTGGAAACACAACGTGAATGTATAACAGTCCCTGGAGAACATAATGGTTCTCAGGAAAAATTAGCTTATAGTGTCTACAAAAAGATTAGATGCTAAACAAATTGCTAAAACTCTTACCAAGTGggcactagagagatggttcagtggttaagtgggctggctgctctttcagaaaaccagagtttagttcccagcacccacatcaggcagctcaaaactgcctgtaacaccagctctcACTTCATGGGCACCTGCAGTCACACACGCACACccccacatacactcacacaagtacacatagttttttaattacaataaatctttttaagaactaaaaaacaagccaagtggtggtggcacacgttttaaatcccagcacttgggaggcagaggcaggcagatctctgtgagtttgaggaaagcctggtctccagagtgagtgccaggacaacctccaaagctacacaaagaaaccctgtctcaaaaaaccaaaaataaataaataaataaaaattaaaaaattataatggaAATTGGCTGATGAGCATATGAAAGACTTTTGTTCATCATCATCAGTCTACAATACACTAAAAACCTAAAGCTGCTCTTCAAAAATGTaatatgtggggctggagagatggctcaacagttaagaactctggctgctcttccagacctgAGCTCAACTCCTAGAAGCCACACAGGCaggagaatctgatgccctcttctggcctccatgggcaccaggcttgcacatcctgcacagacatgcatgctgaCAAAATGCCCATGcaagtaaaatgaatgaataatttttaaaatacaatattctCCTGTCAGAATATTGTATTTTTGTGGCAATAATTTAGCAGGTTGGTTTCCAAATACTGTTATACCTTCCCAGGTACAACTCCATTTTTCCAGTATCTTACCAATGGAAAACATACCTTATCAAAATGAAACATGTTAAGTTATGCTGGGTGGTACTCACTTGTAATTCCTACACTTAGAAGGTGAACAAAGGATTatcaggaatttaaggtcatcttctgagacatagtaagttccaggccagcctaggctacatgaggccctatctcaaaaattaaaatgaaatccaTTAAAACCAAGGCTGCGGATATAGGTCAAAGGTAAAACTCTTACCTGGTATATGGAAAGACCTAGGTTTGATGCCCagtattgtcataaaaacaatGGTTTGGCAGGTGGTACTGAGTTACTGGCAGTTCATTGCTCCTTGATGCATACTCAATAAATCTGTTTTCttactatataaataaataagggccaatgagatggctcagtgggtaaaggtacttgtcaccaagtttgacaacctgagttctatccctgggacccTGACTGGGGAAGTaaagaaccaacttctgcaatTTGTcatctgatttccacatgtgtccaccacacatatacacagaataagtaaataaatttattatagaTAAATACAACCAATGTCAGAAATCTATCAAAAATAATTATACTTTCTGGAGGATATATGCCTATCTGTTGTACACTAGGGTATTAGCTACAAATAactttgaattttaatattatagtaaatcatttaaattttccgttatttaaaaatgaattatttattggTATAATTAGAATTAAAATGctgcctttaaaaaacaaaagattgtttttatttttttgcatgaAGATGTGTGacccatgtgtgtgcctggtgcccaagcaggccagaggagggtaccTGATCccctgtaactagagttacagacagttgtgagctgaaacatgggagctgggaaccaaaacctgggcctctgcaagagcagccagtgaacttaaccactgatccatcccTCCTGCtctagttttacatttttaaattatgtatgtgcatatgaataCAGGTGCCTTCGATGGTCAGAGGACCTCCTGAAGCTAGAATCACAGGTGGTTATTAGTTGTCCTACTTAGCTGCAGGGAGCCCAACTCCTGTCTACTGTGAAaacaattgagccatctctccaatcacTGAGTAATGTGTTTagtaattatgtgtgtatgtttaggaaataaaataatatgggCAACTTTTATCAAATTTGTACAGAACACCCGGGGCTGGTGGTAGCCCTGGGTTAGGTAATATACTTAAATGGGGATAAAATTACCCCTGGCACCTATTTGCCTGGTCTTGGGCTCTTAGTATGTTGAAATCCCTGTCTCTTGCAGTTAAAAGAATGAAGATCTTGTCTGAGTCAGGAGGAGATTTTGCTGAACCCCAGAGAGTAACAAGGAAGACTGTACAAATgcaggaagagcagccactaaGGCCTCATGGGCAAAAGAAACTGTGGCTCGGCAAGAACTACCGGGTTGGAAGTTTACTCAGGGTCTGTGAAACCTCAGTTATCAAGTTTGTCTCCTTCTTACTTGGCCAGCTAAgggattctttctttccttcctttcttcctggtccttCTTTTCCACGTCTGTGTCTGCTCCCTGAACAGCTGAATTCATAGGAGAGAATACAAGTGAGTGAATGAAGCCACTTCTGCCCTTTGGGACCAAACTCTCTAAACTGCACCCCCAGATGTCCT
Coding sequences within it:
- the LOC100755733 gene encoding LOW QUALITY PROTEIN: ATP synthase F(0) complex subunit C2, mitochondrial-like (The sequence of the model RefSeq protein was modified relative to this genomic sequence to represent the inferred CDS: deleted 1 base in 1 codon), which translates into the protein MYACSKFISTRSLIRSTSQLLSRPLSAMELNRPQTWTDEGLSSVAAPRPPTSFIHSRCFQTSVISRDIDIAAKFIGAGAATVGVAGSGAGIGTVLGSLIIGYARNPSRKQQLFSYAILGFALSEAMGLFCLMVAFLILFAM